The genomic segment CTTGTATCCTTTTGGTAAATCATAAACGCTATTACAAGCAAAATAAAGATTAGATAAATAAAATGAAGTGATGTTAGTTGTATCATAAATTCACCAAAAAAGCTTGTTTGTATTACAATATGCAAAAATTAATATTGCGTTACTAAACTTTTGATAACAAAATTATTACAAAAATCCCGCAAAATGTTCAAGGCTTATACAATAGACATATCAAAAACTAATTACCTGAAGTAAAGCATAAAATAAAAACATACATGGGACTTAAAAGTTTTATCACATTCGTCCAAATTGACAAACAAATCAAGAAAATCAAGAAATCAAGTGAATGGCACTTAAAACTCGATTCCTTTTCTTGCTGGGATGCCCTTTTCAAAATAATGCTTAATGTCCTTCATCTCTGTAATTAAATCTGCAATTTCTTGTATCTCATTTGGAACGTTTCGCCCTGTCATAATTATTTCTATATCTTCTGGCTTGGATTTCAAAAATTCAACTACCTCCTCAACGGTTAACAGCTTGTTATGTAATACACCCATTATTTCATCAAGTATGAGCATATCGCATTCTTTATTCTTTAAGACTTCTTTGCAAAATTCAAAAGCTTTTTCTATTTCTTTTTTTAGCTCTGCTTTTTCTTCATCACTCAATGTCCAGAAAAAACCTCGTTTTTTTTCAAATCTAAATATTTTAAAGTATGGCTCTAATTTAGCAATACTCTTCAATTCTCCAGTTTCAGAACCCTTTAGGAATTGAACCATATATACTTTAAGTTCATCTCCTGCTGCTCTAACTCCCTGTCCTATCGCTGCAGTAGTCTTACCTTTGCCATTTCCCGTGTAAACTTGTATACAACCCTGTGAAAGCTTTCCCATAATATTCCCCTTTCATCTTTATTTTCTAATATTATATCACTACTCAAAAACAGCAGCTACTTACTTTTTTTAATTACTTTATTAAAATTAATTTTAATTGACAAAAATATTTATAAAATGATATATTTAATAAAAAATAAGTCGAGGTGATATAGATGGAGCAAATAAGGGAATATGATTTAACTGATCCATATGAAATAGCAAGATATATAAAAGAAGCTAAAAAGACAACCCCTGTTAAAGTCTATGTTGATGGGGATTTAAAAGGATTAAATCCTGATGGTATTGAAATCTATGGTGATAATAATTTTTATATACTATTTGGCGAAAACGAGTTAGTAGAAAATTTCCTTACTGAGAACAAAGAAAAAATTAGT from the Caloramator mitchellensis genome contains:
- a CDS encoding cob(I)yrinic acid a,c-diamide adenosyltransferase, with amino-acid sequence MGKLSQGCIQVYTGNGKGKTTAAIGQGVRAAGDELKVYMVQFLKGSETGELKSIAKLEPYFKIFRFEKKRGFFWTLSDEEKAELKKEIEKAFEFCKEVLKNKECDMLILDEIMGVLHNKLLTVEEVVEFLKSKPEDIEIIMTGRNVPNEIQEIADLITEMKDIKHYFEKGIPARKGIEF